One window of Lacerta agilis isolate rLacAgi1 chromosome 14, rLacAgi1.pri, whole genome shotgun sequence genomic DNA carries:
- the PSMB6 gene encoding proteasome subunit beta type-6, whose amino-acid sequence MAAPAMLRPSVGMEARCPDWTQQAVTTGTTIMAVEFDGGVVIGADSRTTTGSYIANRVTDKLTQIHDHIFCCRSGSAADTQAIADAVTYQLGFHSIELDERPLVHTAASLFKEMCYRYREDLTAGILVAGWDKRKGGQVYSVPMGGMMVRQPFSIGGSGSSYIYGFVDATYKPGMSKEQCLSFAANALALAMDRDGSSGGVIRLAAITKDGVERKVILGNDLPRFSTL is encoded by the exons ATGGCGGCGCCGGCGATGCTGAGACCGAGCGTCGGGATGGAGGCGCGGTGCCCGGACTGGACCCAGCAGGCCGTCACCACcggg ACAACCATCATGGCTGTGGAGTTTGACGGTGGGGTCGTCATCGGCGCTGACTCCAGGACCACCACGGG TTCGTACATTGCCAACCGCGTCACGGACAAGCTGACGCAGATCCACGACCACATTTTCTGCTGCCGTTCGGGCTCCGCTGCCGACACCCAGGCCATCGCGGATGCTGTTACGTACCAGCTGGGCTTCCACAG CATTGAACTGGACGAGCGTCCGCTGGTGCATACAGCCGCCAGCCTCTTCAAGGAGATGTGCTACCGCTACCGAGAGGACCTCACGGCCGGGATCCTCGTGGCCGGCTGGGACAAGCGCAAAGGGGGACAG gtgTATTCTGTCCCCATGGGGGGCATGATGGTCCGCCAGCCCTTCTCCATTGGGGGCTCCGGCAGCTCCTACATCTACGGCTTCGTCGACGCCACTTACAAGCCGGGCATGAGCAAGGAGCAGTGTCTGAGCTTTGCGGCCAACG CCCTCGCCCTGGCCATGGACCGCGACGGCTCCAGCGGGGGGGTCATCCGCCTGGCGGCCATCACCAAGGACGGCGTGGAGCGCAAGGTCATCCTCGGAAACGACCTGCCCCGGTTCTCCACCCTCTGA